One Pseudomonas sp. AN-1 genomic region harbors:
- a CDS encoding type II toxin-antitoxin system HicA family toxin, whose amino-acid sequence MRSREVIALLEADGWYEVAAKCSHHQFKHPTKPGNPKSEIPKGTLQSILKQAGLK is encoded by the coding sequence ATGCGCAGCAGGGAAGTGATCGCGTTGCTCGAGGCGGATGGCTGGTACGAGGTGGCGGCCAAGTGCAGTCATCACCAGTTCAAGCACCCGACCAAGCCCGGCAACCCGAAGTCGGAGATTCCAAAGGGAACACTGCAGAGCATATTGAAACAGGCCGGCCTGAAATGA
- the nifT gene encoding putative nitrogen fixation protein NifT, with protein MPSVMIRRNPQGQLTFYIAKKDQEEIVVALEHDSAELWGGEVTLGDGSSYWIEPIPQPKLPITLRAKRAGEA; from the coding sequence ATGCCCAGCGTCATGATCCGCCGCAACCCCCAAGGTCAGCTGACCTTCTACATCGCCAAGAAGGACCAGGAAGAGATCGTCGTCGCCCTCGAGCACGACAGCGCCGAACTGTGGGGCGGCGAGGTCACCCTCGGCGACGGCTCGAGCTACTGGATCGAGCCGATCCCCCAGCCCAAACTGCCGATCACCCTGCGCGCCAAGCGGGCCGGCGAGGCCTGA
- a CDS encoding DUF6129 family protein encodes MISQELLDDVIRQAEESILDDALIARLRAAHPGVHFTWCMDDDIAVNARPVAERAAFNLYLVNSSDHCSVLTNDGDAASGIVLAEIIPD; translated from the coding sequence ATGATCAGCCAGGAACTGCTCGACGACGTCATCCGCCAGGCCGAGGAAAGCATCCTCGACGACGCCCTGATCGCCCGCCTGCGCGCCGCCCACCCCGGCGTGCACTTCACCTGGTGCATGGACGACGACATCGCGGTCAACGCCCGGCCGGTGGCCGAGCGCGCCGCCTTCAACCTCTACCTGGTCAACTCCAGCGACCACTGCTCGGTGCTGACCAACGACGGCGACGCGGCTTCCGGCATCGTGCTGGCGGAAATCATCCCCGACTGA
- the hisN gene encoding histidinol-phosphatase: MSLSAEQLAEYQAFAEQLADAAAAAIAPHFRAPLAVEDKGGRLYDPVTAADKAAERAMRELILARYPEHGILGEEEDAVVGSSALTWVLDPIDGTRAFITGLPLWGTLIALNDGQRPLLGVMNQPFTGERYVGTPAGAWRNGAPLKTRACASLSSARLMCTTPDMFDTPARRQAFDAVAAQAQLLRFGGDCYAYCMLASGFVDAIVEASLQPYDIQALMPIVEGAGGVVTAWDGGSAQNGGAVIACGDPQLHAQLIELLRHAA; this comes from the coding sequence ATGTCCCTGAGCGCAGAGCAACTCGCCGAGTACCAGGCCTTCGCCGAGCAACTGGCCGATGCCGCCGCCGCCGCCATCGCCCCTCACTTCCGCGCCCCGCTGGCGGTGGAGGACAAGGGCGGCCGGCTGTACGACCCGGTCACCGCGGCCGACAAGGCCGCCGAGCGGGCCATGCGCGAGCTGATCCTCGCCCGCTACCCCGAGCACGGCATCCTCGGCGAGGAAGAAGACGCCGTGGTCGGCAGCAGCGCGCTGACCTGGGTGCTCGACCCCATCGACGGCACCCGCGCCTTCATCACCGGCCTGCCGCTGTGGGGCACGCTGATCGCCCTCAACGACGGCCAGCGCCCGCTGCTCGGGGTGATGAACCAGCCGTTCACCGGCGAGCGCTACGTCGGCACCCCGGCCGGCGCCTGGCGCAACGGCGCGCCGCTGAAGACCCGCGCCTGCGCCAGCCTGTCCAGCGCCCGGCTGATGTGCACCACCCCGGACATGTTCGACACCCCGGCGCGGCGCCAGGCCTTCGACGCCGTGGCCGCCCAGGCCCAGCTGCTGCGCTTCGGCGGCGACTGCTACGCCTACTGCATGCTCGCCTCGGGCTTCGTCGACGCCATCGTCGAGGCCAGCCTGCAGCCCTACGACATCCAGGCGCTGATGCCCATCGTCGAGGGCGCCGGCGGCGTGGTGACCGCCTGGGACGGCGGCTCGGCGCAGAACGGCGGTGCGGTGATCGCCTGCGGCGACCCGCAGCTGCACGCCCAACTGATCGAGCTGCTGCGCCACGCCGCCTGA
- the nifE gene encoding nitrogenase iron-molybdenum cofactor biosynthesis protein NifE produces MKAKDIAELLDEPSCEHNKKEKSGCAKPKPGATDGGCAFDGAQIALLPIADVAHIVHGPIACAGSSWDNRGTRSSGPDLYRIGMTTDLSEQDVIMGRAEKRLFHAIRQAVESHAPPAVFVYNTCVPALIGDDLDAVCKAASEHFKTPVVPIDSAGFYGTKNLGNRIAGEAMLKHVIGSREPDPLPAGSERPGIRVHDVNLIGEYNIAGEFWHVLPLLDELGLRVLCTLSGDARFREVQTMHRAAVNMMVCSKAMLNVARKLQERYGTPWFEGSFYGITDTSQALRDFARLIGDADLSARTEALIEREETRIRAALEPWRARLEGKRVLLYTGGVKSWSVISCLQDLGMKVVATGTKKSTEEDKARIRELMGDEVKMLDEGNPRALLKTVEEYQADILIAGGRNMYTALKARIPFLDINQEREFGYAGYAGMLELVRQLCLTLESPVWEAVRRPAPWSDIGGAPLGAPLSALSTTA; encoded by the coding sequence ATGAAAGCCAAGGACATTGCCGAGCTGCTCGACGAGCCTTCCTGCGAGCACAACAAGAAGGAGAAGTCCGGCTGCGCCAAGCCCAAGCCGGGCGCCACCGACGGTGGCTGTGCCTTCGACGGCGCGCAGATCGCCCTGCTGCCGATCGCCGACGTGGCGCACATCGTCCACGGGCCGATCGCCTGTGCCGGCAGTTCCTGGGACAACCGCGGCACCCGCTCCAGCGGCCCCGACCTGTATCGCATCGGCATGACCACCGACCTCAGCGAGCAGGACGTGATCATGGGCCGCGCCGAGAAGCGCCTGTTCCATGCCATCCGCCAGGCGGTGGAGAGCCACGCGCCGCCGGCGGTGTTCGTCTACAACACCTGCGTGCCGGCGCTGATCGGTGACGACCTCGACGCGGTGTGCAAGGCCGCCAGCGAGCACTTCAAGACCCCGGTGGTGCCCATCGACTCGGCCGGCTTCTACGGCACCAAGAACCTCGGCAACCGCATCGCCGGCGAGGCGATGCTCAAGCACGTGATCGGCAGCCGCGAGCCCGATCCGCTGCCGGCCGGTAGCGAACGCCCCGGCATCCGCGTCCACGACGTCAACCTGATCGGCGAATACAACATCGCCGGCGAGTTCTGGCACGTGCTGCCGCTGCTCGACGAGCTGGGTTTGCGCGTGCTGTGCACGCTGTCCGGCGATGCGCGCTTTCGCGAGGTGCAGACCATGCACCGCGCTGCGGTGAACATGATGGTCTGCTCCAAGGCCATGCTCAACGTCGCCCGCAAGCTGCAGGAGCGCTACGGCACGCCGTGGTTCGAGGGCAGCTTCTACGGCATCACCGACACCTCGCAGGCGCTGCGCGACTTCGCCCGGCTGATCGGCGATGCCGATCTCAGTGCGCGCACCGAGGCGCTGATCGAGCGCGAGGAGACGCGCATCCGCGCCGCCCTGGAGCCCTGGCGCGCGCGCCTGGAGGGCAAGCGCGTGCTGCTCTACACCGGTGGGGTGAAGTCCTGGTCGGTGATCTCCTGCCTGCAGGACCTGGGCATGAAGGTGGTCGCCACCGGCACCAAGAAGTCCACCGAGGAGGACAAGGCGCGCATCCGCGAGCTGATGGGCGACGAGGTGAAGATGCTCGACGAGGGCAACCCGCGCGCGCTGCTGAAGACCGTGGAGGAGTACCAGGCCGACATCCTGATCGCCGGCGGCCGCAACATGTACACCGCGCTCAAGGCGCGCATCCCTTTCCTCGACATCAACCAGGAGCGCGAATTCGGCTACGCCGGCTACGCCGGCATGCTCGAGCTGGTGCGCCAGCTGTGCCTGACCCTGGAGAGCCCGGTATGGGAGGCGGTGCGCCGCCCGGCGCCGTGGAGCGACATCGGCGGCGCGCCGCTCGGCGCTCCGCTTTCCGCGCTGTCTACGACCGCCTGA
- a CDS encoding IS30 family transposase, protein MSYHELSVEERSNIQVGLLRGMSQRAIARMLNRSPSTISREIRRNRSTQGDYITQHAQRAMRERRIPCRPRQKLVPGNELFELVIHLLRKRFSPEQIAGKLRAMEFPNFEDAYVCRETIYNAIYALPVGELRKELIICLRQGKTTRRPRSGGVDRRGQIPDMVSIHVRPPEIEDRVMPGHWEGDLIKGKANASAVGTLVERTSGYLMLVKMSDATATSAVEGFSAALNRMPLAVRKSMTYDQGREMARHAEITQKTGVAIYFCDPHSPWQRGSNENINGLIRQYLPKGTDLSVYSQEQLDAIAYELNIRPRKRFNWKCPIEIMTEVVALQHDAPASIQ, encoded by the coding sequence ATGTCTTACCACGAACTCAGCGTTGAAGAGCGCTCCAACATCCAGGTCGGTCTGCTGCGCGGCATGAGCCAGAGGGCCATTGCCCGAATGCTCAACCGCAGCCCCTCGACGATCAGTCGCGAAATCCGCCGTAACCGCAGTACTCAGGGCGACTACATCACTCAGCATGCCCAGCGAGCGATGCGTGAACGCCGCATACCCTGCCGGCCCCGGCAAAAGCTGGTTCCCGGCAACGAGCTGTTCGAGTTGGTCATCCATCTGCTGCGAAAACGCTTTTCTCCCGAGCAGATTGCCGGCAAGCTCCGCGCCATGGAATTTCCAAACTTCGAAGACGCCTACGTCTGCCGCGAAACGATCTACAACGCGATCTATGCCTTGCCAGTCGGCGAGCTGCGCAAGGAGCTGATCATCTGCCTGCGGCAAGGCAAAACCACCCGCCGTCCGCGCTCTGGCGGGGTAGATCGACGTGGTCAGATCCCCGACATGGTCAGCATCCACGTGCGCCCACCGGAGATCGAGGATCGCGTGATGCCCGGCCACTGGGAAGGCGATCTGATCAAGGGTAAGGCCAACGCCTCGGCGGTAGGCACCTTGGTGGAGCGCACCAGCGGCTACCTGATGCTGGTAAAGATGAGCGATGCGACGGCGACCTCGGCTGTGGAGGGGTTCAGCGCGGCGCTGAATCGCATGCCGCTGGCTGTACGCAAGAGCATGACCTACGACCAGGGACGGGAAATGGCGCGGCACGCCGAAATCACGCAGAAGACCGGGGTGGCGATCTACTTCTGCGACCCGCACAGCCCCTGGCAGCGCGGCAGCAACGAGAACATCAACGGCCTGATCCGCCAGTACCTGCCCAAGGGTACGGACCTGTCGGTATACAGCCAGGAGCAGCTGGATGCCATTGCCTACGAGCTGAACATCCGGCCGCGCAAACGCTTCAATTGGAAGTGCCCGATTGAGATCATGACAGAGGTGGTGGCGTTGCAGCATGATGCACCTGCTTCAATCCAGTAA
- a CDS encoding type II toxin-antitoxin system HicB family antitoxin, translating to MKYPVVIHKDQGSDYGVTVPDVPGCFSAGTTMNEALENVREALELHFEGLVADGVPLPQPQELDVHAANPDYAGGVWALVDFDVTPYLGKAVRFNATLPEHLLARIDAYVKNHPEQKSRSGFLAEAALRVLQHGR from the coding sequence ATGAAATATCCCGTCGTGATTCACAAGGACCAGGGCAGCGACTACGGGGTGACCGTGCCCGACGTGCCGGGTTGCTTCTCCGCAGGTACGACCATGAACGAGGCGCTGGAGAATGTTCGCGAGGCGCTGGAGCTGCATTTCGAGGGGCTGGTGGCCGATGGCGTGCCGTTGCCCCAGCCGCAGGAGCTCGACGTGCACGCGGCGAACCCGGACTATGCCGGTGGCGTCTGGGCACTGGTCGACTTCGACGTGACGCCCTATCTGGGCAAGGCCGTGCGCTTCAACGCCACGCTGCCGGAGCATCTGCTGGCGCGGATCGATGCCTACGTGAAGAACCATCCGGAGCAGAAGAGCCGCTCGGGCTTCCTCGCCGAGGCGGCGCTGCGGGTGCTGCAGCACGGCAGGTAA
- a CDS encoding Shedu anti-phage system protein SduA domain-containing protein: MQWVAAPALESLHGAVLRPHWKNNSYIKIMETMASLRESLEAAITELTILINNEDAGEQEFQSWFERHPAAWEVLGFRRFFPHPALNLPGQTPMILDFLAERPDGLWEIVELKRPDTAVLKNPERRTTFYSDMTSYISQCREYSLRCSDSVVISDLLNSRGIRMNGWPHSIIIAGRSSGLDRVKVHELLRHLTPKITHYTYDDILDALNQHYAIKSEDAAEPGLNLFFNIGLGAKTSDAEEFIFDLGGAKNKGRISVVRRSDDVITFIVVDDDGLRFSQDIKLSRHCDKDAFAFGLRTVKTADSSWILLEINGSYVGQHEVAGNSFTLEYDTPFTLAADMNGAHAAEMFAGALLYVRKSVSIVERSFTREYMFEDLWPRDDSKRTTRVRFHSGRFMYSMGHPILDPGQPPSNDMVQRNSDLRPSLVNWVSSSAEYTESEEARIGRINSSVRR; the protein is encoded by the coding sequence GTGCAATGGGTTGCTGCCCCTGCACTGGAATCGTTGCATGGTGCGGTGCTGCGGCCACACTGGAAGAATAACTCTTACATTAAGATAATGGAAACCATGGCCTCCTTACGTGAATCACTCGAAGCAGCCATCACCGAACTCACCATTCTCATAAACAACGAGGATGCGGGCGAGCAAGAGTTTCAGTCGTGGTTTGAGCGACACCCTGCTGCTTGGGAGGTGCTCGGGTTCCGGCGGTTTTTTCCTCACCCCGCGCTGAATCTTCCCGGGCAGACTCCCATGATTCTCGATTTCTTGGCAGAGCGGCCCGACGGCCTTTGGGAAATCGTTGAGCTTAAGCGTCCCGATACTGCCGTTCTCAAGAACCCTGAACGACGTACGACCTTCTACAGCGACATGACCTCTTATATCTCGCAATGCCGCGAGTATTCATTGCGGTGTTCGGATTCAGTCGTAATTTCGGATCTTCTCAATTCACGCGGGATTCGGATGAATGGCTGGCCCCATAGCATCATCATCGCCGGTCGCAGTTCCGGACTTGATCGAGTGAAGGTCCACGAATTGCTGCGGCATCTGACCCCGAAGATCACGCATTACACCTATGACGATATCCTTGATGCTCTCAATCAGCATTACGCCATTAAGTCGGAAGATGCCGCGGAGCCGGGACTTAATCTATTCTTCAATATCGGGCTAGGCGCCAAGACCTCCGACGCTGAAGAGTTCATCTTTGATCTTGGCGGCGCGAAGAATAAGGGGAGAATCTCGGTTGTTCGTCGCAGCGACGATGTAATCACCTTCATCGTTGTAGATGACGACGGACTTCGTTTTTCGCAAGACATCAAGCTTTCACGCCACTGCGACAAGGATGCCTTCGCATTCGGCCTCCGTACGGTAAAAACGGCGGACTCGTCATGGATCCTTCTTGAGATTAATGGATCCTACGTCGGTCAACATGAAGTGGCAGGCAATTCCTTCACTTTGGAATACGACACACCGTTTACCTTGGCTGCAGATATGAATGGCGCTCATGCAGCCGAGATGTTTGCTGGCGCTCTGCTGTACGTGCGGAAATCTGTCTCTATCGTGGAGCGATCATTCACGCGCGAGTACATGTTTGAGGACTTGTGGCCGCGGGACGATAGCAAGAGAACCACTCGAGTGAGGTTTCACTCCGGTCGATTTATGTACTCAATGGGACACCCCATTCTCGACCCAGGTCAACCGCCTTCGAATGACATGGTTCAGAGGAACTCTGATCTTCGGCCGTCTCTTGTGAATTGGGTTTCATCGAGTGCCGAATACACCGAATCTGAGGAGGCTCGGATTGGGCGAATTAATAGCAGCGTGCGCCGATAA
- a CDS encoding dinitrogenase iron-molybdenum cofactor N-terminal domain-containing protein produces MSAHPPRHAPLPAHLALRIALAARALRGIDTAHLLRALIAAVGEPITEARLRKLRAARLQARLQDTAPPGAAAEIGERALHSALGLLKGRGVSLPSEPPPPPEAYRDGEFAGSVRIACASDNGARMDASFGHCARFLIYQISPRASRLVDVREAAACAPDEDRNARRAEQLHDCQLLYTLSIGGPAAAKVIRAGVHPIRQAEAVPAAEIVAELQRVLAAAPPPWLAKAMGADADLRVRFTSDSPERGQ; encoded by the coding sequence ATGAGCGCGCATCCCCCCCGGCATGCGCCGCTGCCCGCCCACCTGGCCCTGCGCATCGCCCTGGCCGCCCGTGCGCTCAGGGGCATCGACACCGCCCACCTGCTGCGCGCGCTGATCGCCGCGGTCGGCGAACCCATCACCGAGGCCCGCCTGCGCAAACTGCGCGCCGCGCGCCTGCAGGCCCGCCTGCAGGACACCGCGCCGCCCGGCGCCGCGGCGGAGATCGGCGAGCGCGCGCTGCACAGCGCCCTCGGCCTGCTCAAGGGCCGCGGCGTCAGCCTGCCCAGCGAACCGCCACCGCCGCCCGAGGCCTACCGCGACGGCGAGTTCGCCGGCTCGGTGCGCATCGCCTGCGCCTCCGACAACGGCGCGCGCATGGACGCCAGCTTCGGCCACTGCGCGCGCTTCCTGATCTACCAGATCTCGCCGCGCGCCAGCCGCCTGGTCGATGTGCGCGAGGCCGCCGCCTGCGCTCCCGACGAGGACCGCAATGCGCGGCGCGCCGAGCAGCTGCACGACTGCCAACTGCTCTACACCCTGAGCATCGGCGGCCCGGCCGCCGCCAAGGTGATCCGCGCCGGCGTGCACCCGATCCGCCAGGCCGAGGCCGTGCCGGCCGCCGAGATCGTTGCCGAACTGCAGCGCGTGCTGGCCGCCGCCCCGCCGCCCTGGCTGGCCAAGGCGATGGGCGCCGACGCCGACCTGCGCGTGCGCTTCACCAGTGACAGCCCCGAACGAGGACAGTGA
- a CDS encoding NifB/NifX family molybdenum-iron cluster-binding protein: protein MASPTRQLQVLDGEDDGTLLKVAFASADRETVDQHFGSSRAFVIYGVNPEHAQLLKVIEFGDLEQDGNEDKLAVKLELLDGCIAVYCRACGASAVRQLLGIGVQPVKVAEAARIDELLESLQDELREGPSAWLAKAIQRSRGADLQRFEAMAGEAWDE, encoded by the coding sequence ATGGCCAGCCCGACCCGGCAGTTGCAGGTACTCGACGGCGAGGACGACGGCACCCTGCTGAAGGTGGCGTTCGCCTCCGCCGATCGCGAGACGGTCGACCAGCATTTCGGCTCGTCGCGCGCCTTCGTCATCTACGGCGTCAATCCCGAGCACGCCCAGCTGCTCAAGGTCATCGAGTTCGGCGACCTGGAGCAGGACGGCAACGAGGACAAGCTGGCCGTCAAGCTCGAGCTGCTCGACGGCTGCATCGCCGTGTACTGCCGCGCCTGCGGTGCCTCGGCGGTGCGCCAGCTGCTGGGCATCGGCGTGCAGCCGGTCAAGGTCGCCGAGGCGGCGCGTATCGACGAGCTGCTCGAGAGCCTGCAGGACGAGCTGCGCGAAGGCCCCTCGGCCTGGCTGGCCAAGGCCATCCAGCGCAGCCGCGGCGCCGATCTCCAGCGCTTCGAGGCCATGGCCGGCGAGGCCTGGGACGAGTAG
- the nifN gene encoding nitrogenase iron-molybdenum cofactor biosynthesis protein NifN has product MAEIVNRNKALAVSPLKASQTMGGALAILGLARSMPLLHGSAGCTAFAKVFFVRHFREPVPLQTTAMDQVSSVMGADDNVVEALKTICEKQNPAVIGLLSTALAETQGCDLNSALHEFRSQYPEFARVAVVAVNTPDFSGSFESGFAATVKALIETLVPERRDQVGRRPRQVNVLCSASLTPGDLEFIAESIESFGLRPLLIPDLSGSLDGHLDDAQFNPLTTGGLTLDELATAGQSVATLVVGPSLEGAADALAARTGVPERRFGLLMGLDAVDAWLLALSRISGNPVPQRWQKQRRQLQDAMLDSHFMLGDARVAIAADPDLLLGFDALLRGMGARTVAAVVPARAPALAASPLASIQVGDLEDLEHAAAAQGAQLILGNSHALASAGRLGVPLLRVGFPQYDLLGGFQRCWSGYRATAQTLFDLANLLVEHHRGLAPYHSIYAQKPAAERPQWRH; this is encoded by the coding sequence ATGGCCGAGATCGTCAATCGCAACAAGGCCCTCGCGGTCAGTCCGCTGAAGGCCAGCCAGACCATGGGCGGCGCCCTGGCCATCCTCGGCCTGGCGCGCAGCATGCCGCTGCTGCACGGCTCCGCCGGCTGCACGGCGTTCGCCAAGGTGTTCTTCGTCCGCCACTTCCGCGAGCCGGTGCCGCTGCAGACCACGGCGATGGACCAGGTCAGCTCGGTGATGGGCGCCGACGACAACGTGGTCGAGGCGCTCAAGACCATCTGCGAGAAGCAGAACCCGGCGGTGATCGGCCTGCTCTCCACCGCGCTGGCCGAGACCCAGGGCTGCGACCTGAACAGCGCGCTGCACGAGTTCCGCAGCCAGTATCCCGAGTTCGCCAGGGTGGCGGTGGTGGCGGTGAACACCCCGGACTTTTCCGGCAGCTTCGAGAGCGGCTTCGCCGCCACGGTGAAGGCGCTGATCGAGACCCTGGTGCCGGAGCGCCGCGACCAGGTCGGCAGGCGGCCGCGCCAGGTCAACGTGCTGTGCTCGGCGAGCCTGACGCCGGGCGACCTGGAGTTCATCGCCGAGAGCATCGAGAGCTTCGGCCTGCGCCCGCTGCTGATCCCCGACCTGTCCGGCTCGCTGGACGGCCACCTCGACGATGCGCAGTTCAATCCGCTGACCACCGGCGGCCTGACCCTCGACGAGCTGGCGACGGCCGGGCAGAGCGTCGCCACCCTGGTGGTCGGGCCCAGCCTGGAGGGCGCCGCCGATGCCCTGGCGGCGCGCACCGGCGTGCCGGAGCGGCGCTTCGGCCTGCTCATGGGCCTGGATGCGGTGGACGCCTGGCTGCTGGCGCTCAGCCGGATCAGCGGCAACCCGGTGCCGCAGCGCTGGCAGAAGCAGCGCCGCCAGCTGCAGGACGCCATGCTCGACAGCCACTTCATGCTCGGCGATGCGCGGGTGGCCATCGCCGCCGATCCCGACCTGCTGCTCGGCTTCGACGCCCTGCTGCGCGGCATGGGTGCGCGTACGGTGGCCGCGGTGGTGCCGGCGCGGGCGCCGGCGCTGGCCGCCTCGCCCCTGGCGAGCATCCAGGTCGGCGATCTCGAGGATCTCGAGCACGCCGCCGCCGCGCAGGGCGCGCAGCTGATCCTCGGCAACAGCCACGCGCTGGCCAGCGCCGGGCGCCTCGGCGTGCCGCTGCTGCGCGTAGGCTTCCCGCAGTACGACCTGCTCGGCGGCTTCCAGCGCTGCTGGAGCGGCTACCGGGCGACCGCCCAGACGCTGTTCGATCTGGCCAACCTGCTGGTCGAGCACCACCGGGGTCTGGCGCCCTACCACTCGATCTACGCGCAGAAGCCGGCCGCCGAGCGGCCGCAATGGAGGCACTGA
- a CDS encoding 4Fe4S-binding leucine-rich repeat protein: MLEQGPDNTPIGDCRGCAFSRHLLLAGRCTPGDACVAVQSGRQIDRFFRNNPQLAVQYLADPFWERRAIAVRYAPLEALPAMVRDIDEAVRRAVAYRLPREQLHLLMQDEDREVRITVADRLPVEQLEQMAADRDYLVRAYVVQRIAPGRLFRFIRDDDRQVRKLVARRLPEISLGLMSQDPEPEIRRIVASRLHGDDVLPMLHDPDWTVRLAAVENAPLEALRTLDEQDPEVRAAIGERLG, from the coding sequence ATGCTCGAGCAAGGTCCGGACAACACCCCCATCGGCGACTGCCGCGGCTGCGCCTTCAGCCGCCACCTGCTGCTCGCCGGGCGCTGCACCCCGGGCGACGCCTGCGTGGCGGTGCAGAGCGGCCGGCAGATCGACCGCTTCTTCCGCAACAACCCGCAGCTGGCGGTGCAGTACCTGGCCGACCCGTTCTGGGAGCGCCGCGCCATCGCCGTGCGCTACGCGCCGCTGGAGGCGCTGCCGGCCATGGTCCGCGACATCGACGAGGCGGTGCGCCGCGCGGTGGCCTACCGCCTGCCGCGCGAGCAGCTGCACCTGCTGATGCAGGACGAGGACCGCGAGGTGCGCATCACCGTGGCCGACCGCCTGCCGGTCGAGCAGCTCGAACAGATGGCCGCCGACCGCGACTACCTGGTGCGCGCCTACGTGGTCCAGCGCATCGCCCCGGGCCGGCTGTTCCGCTTCATCCGCGACGACGACCGCCAGGTGCGCAAGCTGGTCGCCAGGCGCCTGCCGGAGATCAGTCTCGGCCTGATGAGCCAGGACCCCGAACCGGAAATCCGCCGCATCGTCGCCTCGCGCCTGCACGGCGACGACGTGCTGCCGATGCTCCACGACCCCGACTGGACCGTGCGCCTGGCGGCGGTGGAGAACGCCCCGCTGGAGGCGCTGCGCACGCTGGACGAGCAGGACCCGGAGGTGCGGGCGGCGATCGGGGAGCGATTGGGGTAG